From a single Alloactinosynnema sp. L-07 genomic region:
- a CDS encoding winged helix DNA-binding domain-containing protein — MRHVTDAERRARLSLRHGLAASLPSGDPAAVADAMLALHATDPCTVYLSVLARMPVEPATVSASLYDDRSVVRLLGMRRTVFVVGREVAPIVQAACTVAVAAVERRRLIQHLAELTPVTNPGPWLADVEASAFAALVARGEATAAELATDEPRLRTALVVSSGKPYAAKQNITSRVLGLLAADGKIVRGRPLGSWASTQYRWSPMTSWFPDGLPILDAAEARAALARRWLAVFGPATVADLKWWAGWTLGDTRKALAEVGAVGVDLDSGPGVILADDLEPVSAAPPRAVLLPALDPTPMGWTGRGWFLGDHGVALFDRSGNIGPTVFWGGRIVGGWAHLPSGEIAVRLLEDIGGEATREVATEAERLAGLIGDVRVKSRFATPLEKDLLAAH, encoded by the coding sequence ATGCGCCATGTGACTGATGCTGAGCGACGGGCGCGGCTGAGCCTGCGACACGGTCTGGCCGCGTCTTTGCCGTCTGGGGATCCGGCGGCCGTCGCGGACGCGATGCTCGCGTTGCACGCCACCGATCCGTGCACGGTGTACTTGTCCGTGCTCGCGCGGATGCCCGTCGAACCGGCGACGGTGAGCGCGTCGCTGTACGACGATCGGTCTGTCGTGCGGCTTCTCGGGATGCGGCGCACGGTGTTCGTGGTCGGGCGGGAGGTCGCGCCGATCGTGCAGGCCGCCTGCACGGTCGCGGTCGCGGCGGTCGAGCGGCGTCGGCTCATCCAGCACCTCGCCGAACTCACCCCGGTCACCAATCCAGGCCCGTGGCTGGCCGATGTCGAGGCGTCCGCCTTCGCGGCGCTGGTCGCGCGGGGCGAGGCGACCGCGGCCGAACTGGCCACCGACGAGCCGCGGCTGCGGACCGCGCTGGTCGTATCTTCCGGGAAGCCGTACGCGGCCAAACAGAACATCACCTCACGGGTCCTTGGCCTGCTCGCCGCCGACGGCAAGATCGTGCGGGGCAGGCCGCTGGGCTCGTGGGCGTCGACGCAGTACCGCTGGTCGCCGATGACGTCGTGGTTCCCCGACGGACTGCCGATCCTCGACGCCGCCGAGGCGCGGGCCGCGCTGGCGCGGCGGTGGCTGGCGGTGTTCGGGCCCGCGACGGTGGCGGACCTCAAATGGTGGGCCGGATGGACCCTCGGCGACACCCGCAAGGCGTTGGCCGAGGTCGGTGCGGTCGGGGTCGACCTGGACAGCGGGCCTGGGGTGATCCTGGCCGACGATCTGGAACCCGTGTCCGCCGCGCCGCCGCGAGCGGTGCTGCTGCCCGCGCTCGATCCGACGCCGATGGGGTGGACTGGTCGGGGGTGGTTCCTTGGCGATCATGGGGTCGCGCTGTTCGACCGGTCCGGGAACATCGGTCCGACCGTGTTCTGGGGCGGCCGGATCGTGGGCGGCTGGGCGCACCTTCCGTCAGGCGAGATAGCGGTGCGCCTGCTGGAGGACATCGGCGGCGAGGCCACCCGGGAGGTCGCGACGGAGGCCGAACGACTGGCGGGCCTGATCGGCGATGTCCGGGTGAAGTCCCGCTTCGCGACGCCGTTGGAGAAGGATCTCCTGGCTGCACACTGA
- a CDS encoding helix-turn-helix transcriptional regulator, which produces MNHDLGEFLRSRRARVRPDDVGLPGGGRRRVPGLRREELALLAGVSVDYYMRLEQGRTPAISDSVLNAVARVLRLDETERAHLRNLVRPTPVKRPAPQRVRPGLLRLLAMADNVPAFVMGRRADILAWNPLADALYGFSGQEPQDRNAARHTFLRPEGRTFYRDWPAVAEDMVAFLRLDAGRYPDDARLAALVGELSVKDETFRGLWAQHKVLEKTHGTKLIHHPVVGDLDLDYETLRPTGDPDVVLAMYTARAGSPTEERLKLLASWTAEPSGTHSEQQA; this is translated from the coding sequence GTGAACCACGACCTCGGCGAATTCCTCCGCAGCCGTCGGGCTCGCGTGCGCCCGGACGACGTGGGCCTGCCCGGTGGTGGCCGCCGCCGCGTGCCGGGCCTGCGCCGCGAGGAGTTGGCACTGCTGGCCGGCGTGAGCGTGGACTACTACATGCGCCTCGAACAGGGCCGGACTCCCGCGATCTCCGACTCCGTCCTCAACGCCGTCGCCCGCGTACTCCGCCTGGACGAGACCGAACGCGCCCACCTGCGCAACCTCGTCCGCCCGACCCCAGTGAAACGCCCCGCGCCGCAACGCGTCCGGCCGGGCTTGCTGCGGCTGCTCGCCATGGCCGACAACGTGCCCGCGTTCGTGATGGGCCGCCGAGCCGACATCCTGGCGTGGAACCCACTGGCCGACGCCCTCTACGGCTTCAGCGGCCAGGAACCGCAGGACCGCAACGCCGCCAGGCACACGTTCCTGCGCCCGGAAGGCCGCACGTTCTACCGCGACTGGCCCGCCGTCGCCGAGGACATGGTGGCGTTCCTCAGGCTGGACGCGGGCCGATACCCGGACGACGCCAGGCTCGCCGCACTGGTGGGGGAGCTGTCGGTGAAGGACGAGACGTTCCGCGGCCTGTGGGCGCAGCACAAGGTTCTGGAGAAGACCCACGGCACCAAGCTCATCCACCACCCGGTGGTGGGCGACCTGGACCTGGACTACGAGACCCTGCGACCCACCGGCGACCCGGACGTCGTCCTGGCCATGTACACCGCCCGCGCAGGCTCGCCGACCGAGGAACGCCTCAAGCTGCTGGCGAGCTGGACCGCGGAGCCTTCAGGAACGCACTCAGAGCAGCAGGCGTGA
- a CDS encoding maleylpyruvate isomerase family mycothiol-dependent enzyme yields MTLAPEVYGKLLLTERDALLPILRRTPEAAFDLPTVCDLWSVRDVIAHCVAALTRVATGNLHGFTPEDNQADVEAKRGLSVSELLAELEKAYDLGAASPEIYRVALGEWIHGGDIREALGEPGAYASDGVDDALDILVERSVRREAPPTDVRLTGVGETSPDGSSAGTRSLRLGDPDAMHAAELVTDVEGLFRIVANRRPELAVAELTGVTVRELRMFS; encoded by the coding sequence ATGACTCTTGCGCCTGAGGTGTACGGCAAGCTGCTGCTGACCGAGCGGGACGCCCTGCTGCCGATCCTGCGCCGGACGCCGGAGGCGGCGTTCGACCTGCCCACCGTGTGCGACCTGTGGTCGGTGCGCGACGTGATCGCGCACTGTGTCGCCGCGCTGACGCGGGTGGCGACGGGGAATCTCCACGGGTTCACGCCCGAGGACAACCAGGCCGATGTGGAGGCCAAGCGGGGGCTGTCGGTGTCGGAATTGCTCGCGGAGCTGGAGAAGGCCTACGACCTCGGCGCGGCCAGCCCCGAGATCTATCGCGTGGCGCTGGGCGAATGGATCCACGGCGGCGACATCCGCGAGGCCTTGGGCGAGCCGGGGGCCTACGCGTCGGACGGGGTCGACGACGCGTTGGACATCCTGGTCGAGCGCAGCGTTCGGCGGGAGGCCCCGCCGACCGACGTCCGGCTGACCGGCGTCGGCGAAACGTCGCCCGACGGGTCGTCGGCCGGTACGCGCTCGCTGAGGCTGGGTGACCCGGATGCGATGCACGCCGCTGAGTTGGTGACCGACGTCGAGGGGCTCTTCCGGATCGTGGCGAACCGGCGGCCGGAGCTGGCTGTGGCCGAGCTGACCGGGGTCACCGTGCGGGAACTGCGGATGTTCTCCTGA
- a CDS encoding galactose oxidase-like domain-containing protein — MRVLRARRAILASLAAILSLVVVTFGLPVHAQPGGPAFVQKITARVYATSKAVTLPTPITAGNRIVVQVGMWSGAQSTAAQVKDAAGNTYTKVLAFTASEHTEMSVWTAPITKGGGTKPAITVTATSAADIGIAVAEYSGLSTAAGLAAVDAQAQATGMSSGVGVVNSGPTPATTAAGLAVGFYVDSGFGKTLTAANGFTARANVSPNSTMEFVMEDKLVGVGEQPNAGVGTGANVPWLMATVVFRAASGGGGGPTAPNAPTGVAAQAGNSSATVNWTAPFDGGSPVTSYTVTPYIGAAAQQTTVISGSPPTTTAQINGLTNGTAYTFRVTATNLIGAGAASAPSTSVTPTSSPQGQWGQTMNWPFVAVHMIALNNGKYLLFDGWHQPEPTYVWDPVANTFTTVMAPDSIFCAGNAHLPDGRVLTVGGYGVVSTGELGIKDTAIFDPANNTWTRMADMHYPRWYPSLTELPDGRYLTISGNTSDAYTWAEHPEVYDPANNTWTVLNGINTSTIHEEEYPFAYVAPNGKVFTMGPSEDVHYFMDVANQTLQPLGASGVVNGSSTMYLPGKVLYSGGSATISQGTPAQATTAVIDLTAPSPTWRQTAPMNKARDFHTLTTLADGKVLAVGGAPTSDQSLLNTNILAAEMWDPATEVWTTVGSMSVPRQYHHTALLMADGRVLVAGGGHYNSATVPGQESAEIYSPPYLFNGARPTITSAPASTAYGNTISVATPDAGSISAVNLVSMGANTHQSDMDQRFVPLNFTAGAGSLNVQIPASAAMAPPGDYMLFVVNGNGVPSVAKIVRVLPTITAPSAPSAVTAVAGNGVATVNWSAPGDGGSPITSYTVTPYIGSTAQAPVSATGTSVQVTGLTNGTAYTFKVTATNGIGTSPQSAPSNVVTPSATPQPGFVQQVGGRGHGTTRQVVTPAAVAVGDRMVVQVGTWNTENARATAVTDSAGNIYTKLLSNVGPDDTEQSVWTAPITAGGGTPLTITATVSGTADIGVAAVEYSGLSLAPGAGSVDQSVKRASNTAAASSGPTAPTTDGTQLAVGFYLDSGFGRTLVAGTGFTQRVNVSPAGDMEFVVEDQIVGLGATPNATVGTAANTPWLMATVVFKHG, encoded by the coding sequence ATGAGAGTGCTTCGCGCCCGCCGGGCGATTTTGGCGTCGCTTGCCGCCATCCTGTCGCTGGTCGTGGTGACCTTCGGCTTGCCCGTGCACGCTCAGCCCGGTGGGCCCGCGTTCGTGCAGAAGATCACCGCCCGCGTGTACGCCACCAGCAAGGCGGTGACGTTGCCCACGCCGATCACCGCGGGCAACCGCATCGTCGTGCAGGTCGGGATGTGGAGCGGGGCCCAGTCCACGGCCGCCCAGGTCAAGGACGCGGCGGGCAACACCTACACCAAGGTCCTCGCGTTCACCGCCTCCGAGCACACCGAGATGAGTGTCTGGACCGCGCCCATCACCAAGGGCGGGGGCACGAAGCCCGCGATCACCGTCACCGCGACCAGCGCGGCCGACATCGGTATCGCCGTGGCCGAGTACTCCGGGCTGTCCACCGCGGCGGGCCTGGCCGCGGTCGACGCGCAGGCGCAGGCCACCGGCATGTCCTCGGGTGTCGGCGTGGTCAACTCCGGCCCGACGCCCGCCACCACGGCCGCGGGTCTGGCTGTTGGGTTCTATGTGGACTCCGGGTTCGGCAAGACGCTGACGGCGGCGAACGGATTCACCGCGCGGGCTAACGTTTCGCCGAACTCGACCATGGAATTCGTCATGGAGGACAAGCTCGTCGGCGTCGGCGAGCAGCCCAACGCCGGGGTCGGGACCGGGGCGAACGTGCCGTGGCTCATGGCGACCGTCGTCTTCCGCGCCGCCTCGGGCGGTGGCGGCGGCCCGACCGCACCCAACGCGCCGACCGGTGTGGCGGCCCAGGCGGGCAACTCGTCGGCCACGGTCAACTGGACCGCGCCGTTCGACGGCGGCAGCCCCGTGACCTCCTACACCGTGACGCCGTACATCGGCGCGGCCGCGCAGCAGACCACCGTGATCAGCGGGTCGCCCCCCACGACCACCGCGCAGATCAACGGCCTCACCAACGGCACCGCCTACACCTTCAGGGTCACCGCGACCAACCTCATCGGCGCCGGCGCCGCCTCCGCACCGTCCACTTCGGTCACTCCGACCAGCTCGCCGCAGGGGCAGTGGGGCCAGACGATGAACTGGCCGTTCGTCGCGGTGCACATGATCGCCCTCAACAACGGCAAGTACCTGCTGTTCGACGGCTGGCACCAGCCAGAGCCGACCTACGTGTGGGACCCGGTCGCCAACACCTTCACCACGGTCATGGCGCCCGACAGCATCTTCTGCGCGGGCAACGCCCACCTGCCCGACGGCCGCGTGCTGACCGTCGGCGGCTACGGCGTGGTGTCGACCGGCGAGCTGGGCATCAAGGACACCGCGATCTTCGACCCGGCCAACAACACGTGGACCCGCATGGCCGACATGCACTACCCGCGTTGGTACCCGAGCCTCACCGAGCTGCCAGACGGCCGCTACCTCACCATCAGCGGCAACACCTCCGACGCCTACACCTGGGCCGAGCACCCCGAGGTGTACGACCCGGCGAACAACACCTGGACCGTGCTGAACGGCATCAACACCTCCACCATCCACGAGGAGGAGTACCCGTTCGCCTACGTCGCGCCCAACGGCAAGGTGTTCACCATGGGCCCGTCGGAGGACGTGCACTACTTCATGGACGTGGCCAACCAGACGCTGCAGCCGCTGGGTGCCAGCGGGGTGGTCAACGGATCGTCCACTATGTACCTGCCGGGCAAGGTCCTCTACAGCGGCGGTTCGGCCACGATCTCGCAGGGCACGCCCGCCCAGGCCACCACGGCCGTGATCGACCTGACCGCGCCGTCCCCGACCTGGCGGCAGACCGCGCCGATGAACAAGGCGCGCGACTTCCATACCCTCACGACGCTGGCCGACGGCAAGGTGCTCGCCGTGGGCGGCGCCCCGACCAGCGACCAGAGCCTGCTCAACACCAACATCCTGGCCGCGGAAATGTGGGACCCGGCCACCGAGGTGTGGACGACGGTCGGCTCGATGTCGGTGCCGCGCCAGTACCACCACACCGCACTGCTGATGGCAGACGGCCGCGTGCTCGTCGCGGGCGGCGGGCACTACAACAGCGCGACCGTGCCCGGTCAGGAGTCGGCGGAGATCTACTCGCCGCCGTACCTGTTCAACGGCGCCCGCCCGACCATCACCTCGGCGCCCGCGTCGACCGCCTACGGCAACACCATCTCGGTGGCCACGCCGGACGCGGGCTCGATCAGCGCGGTCAACCTGGTGTCGATGGGCGCGAACACCCACCAGAGCGACATGGACCAGCGGTTCGTCCCGCTGAACTTCACCGCGGGCGCGGGTTCGCTGAACGTGCAGATCCCGGCGTCCGCGGCGATGGCGCCGCCCGGTGACTACATGCTGTTCGTGGTCAACGGTAACGGCGTGCCGTCGGTGGCCAAGATCGTGCGCGTCCTGCCGACGATCACCGCGCCGTCGGCTCCGTCGGCGGTCACCGCGGTGGCGGGCAACGGCGTGGCGACGGTGAACTGGTCGGCTCCCGGCGACGGTGGCAGCCCGATCACCAGCTACACGGTCACCCCGTACATCGGTTCGACGGCGCAGGCTCCGGTCTCGGCCACGGGCACGTCGGTGCAGGTCACCGGCCTGACCAACGGCACGGCCTACACCTTCAAGGTGACCGCCACCAACGGGATCGGCACCAGCCCACAGTCGGCTCCGTCCAATGTGGTCACTCCGTCGGCGACCCCGCAGCCGGGCTTCGTTCAGCAGGTCGGCGGGCGCGGCCACGGCACGACCAGACAGGTGGTGACCCCGGCGGCGGTGGCGGTCGGCGACCGGATGGTCGTGCAGGTCGGCACCTGGAACACGGAGAACGCGCGGGCGACCGCGGTGACCGACTCGGCGGGCAACATCTACACCAAGCTGCTGAGCAACGTCGGCCCCGACGACACCGAACAGAGCGTCTGGACGGCCCCGATCACCGCGGGTGGCGGCACGCCGCTGACCATTACGGCGACGGTGTCGGGTACCGCTGACATCGGCGTCGCCGCGGTCGAGTACTCCGGGTTGTCGCTGGCCCCGGGCGCGGGATCGGTCGACCAGTCGGTCAAGCGGGCCAGCAACACCGCGGCGGCCAGCTCCGGGCCGACGGCGCCGACCACGGACGGCACCCAGCTGGCGGTCGGGTTCTACCTCGACTCCGGCTTCGGGCGCACGCTGGTGGCGGGAACCGGGTTCACCCAGCGGGTCAACGTCTCACCCGCCGGTGACATGGAGTTCGTGGTCGAGGACCAGATCGTGGGCCTCGGCGCCACCCCGAACGCCACCGTCGGCACCGCGGCGAACACGCCGTGGCTGATGGCGACCGTCGTGTTCAAACACGGATGA
- a CDS encoding SDR family oxidoreductase, with translation MTYDLNNRTAVVTGAASGIGAEIALVLARSGANVALLARRTDRLAELADKIAAEGGRALAVAADVTGDLAEAVESVHTAFGRVDLVVNNAGVMLANPVTEGRDDEWHRMIDTNLKGLLNVTKAFTKDLVEAGADGTADLVNISSVGAHMTFANYGVYTATKAAVTHLSANLRTELGPLGVRVTNIEPGLVTSELADHMDNPEVDAHLKAWREQVPPLNPADIGDVVGFATSRPKQVNLRQLVVLPIHQV, from the coding sequence ATGACCTACGACCTGAACAACCGCACTGCCGTTGTCACCGGTGCCGCGAGCGGCATCGGCGCCGAGATCGCGCTCGTCCTCGCCCGGTCGGGGGCGAACGTCGCGCTGCTGGCCCGCCGCACGGACCGGCTCGCCGAACTGGCCGACAAGATCGCCGCTGAGGGCGGGCGGGCGCTCGCGGTGGCCGCCGACGTGACCGGTGACCTCGCCGAGGCCGTGGAGTCCGTCCACACCGCCTTCGGGCGAGTCGACCTGGTGGTGAACAACGCGGGCGTGATGCTCGCCAACCCCGTCACCGAGGGCCGCGACGACGAGTGGCACCGGATGATCGACACCAACCTCAAGGGCCTGCTCAACGTGACTAAGGCGTTCACGAAAGACCTGGTCGAGGCGGGTGCGGACGGCACGGCAGACCTGGTGAACATCTCGTCGGTCGGCGCCCACATGACCTTCGCCAACTACGGCGTCTACACCGCGACCAAGGCCGCCGTCACGCACCTGTCGGCGAATCTGCGCACCGAGCTCGGCCCACTGGGCGTACGGGTGACCAACATCGAGCCCGGCCTGGTCACCAGCGAACTCGCCGACCACATGGACAACCCGGAGGTCGACGCGCACCTGAAGGCGTGGCGGGAGCAGGTGCCGCCGCTGAACCCGGCCGACATCGGCGACGTGGTCGGCTTCGCCACCAGCAGGCCGAAGCAGGTGAACCTGCGGCAGCTCGTCGTGCTGCCGATTCACCAGGTCTGA
- a CDS encoding L-threonylcarbamoyladenylate synthase, with the protein MAKYFDVHPDNPQRRSILQVVDLLRGDGLIAYPTDSCYALGCRLGNKDGIDRIREIRQLDDRHHFTLVCQDFSQLGQFVHVDNTVFRAIKASTPGSYTFILPATKEVPRRLLHAKKKTVGARIPDHVVTQAILAELGEPLLSSTLLLPDQPEPMTQGWEIKERLDHVVDAVIDSGECGTVPTSVIDFSEGEPEIIRRGAGDVSRFE; encoded by the coding sequence GTGGCGAAGTACTTCGACGTGCATCCGGACAACCCGCAGCGCCGATCGATCCTCCAGGTCGTCGACCTGTTGCGCGGTGACGGACTGATCGCCTATCCGACCGACTCGTGCTACGCGCTCGGGTGCAGGCTGGGGAACAAGGACGGCATCGATCGGATCCGTGAGATCCGGCAACTCGACGACCGGCACCATTTCACGTTGGTGTGTCAGGACTTCTCGCAGCTGGGCCAGTTCGTGCACGTGGACAACACGGTGTTCCGCGCGATCAAGGCGTCGACGCCGGGCAGCTACACGTTCATCCTCCCGGCCACCAAGGAAGTCCCGCGCAGGCTGCTGCACGCGAAGAAGAAGACGGTCGGCGCGCGCATCCCCGACCACGTGGTCACCCAGGCCATCCTCGCCGAACTGGGCGAGCCGCTGCTGTCGAGCACCCTGCTGCTGCCCGACCAGCCCGAACCGATGACCCAGGGCTGGGAGATCAAGGAACGACTCGACCACGTCGTCGACGCGGTGATCGACTCCGGCGAGTGCGGCACCGTGCCGACCTCGGTCATCGACTTCTCCGAGGGCGAACCAGAGATCATCCGACGCGGCGCGGGGGATGTCAGCCGGTTCGAGTAA
- a CDS encoding CopD family protein gives MNLVGGHGHGGHGEASPGILAGVRPLRPLIGVGVVAAGALAVALAPGKVPVPGLPDPGAVVRAGLPVVRTVTEIAAVLVVGALLAAVVLRPDTGAARIAGRVAAVWGLLALVMVVLTVADSLGQPLGGVFDVLVPSIGRLPVAVAWLVVAHLAGLVWLGVRLTLPPAALLTAALVGVAPVALTGHSSAGGDHDIASDSLMLHVLAMSVWVGGLAALLVLARRPEGPVLARRFSAVALGCWVAIVVTGVVNALLRVSIVDLVATRYGWLLVAKVAAVLVLGAFGYAHRRRTLARLDAGAPASLLRLGAVELLLMLLTVGLAVGLGRTAGPVGERRRLSTTEVLIGYDLPDPPSLIGWRFDLVFATVAVVAAAWYLLRVRSGTGRTVSWLAGCALLLLATCTGLGEFEPAVFSSHVSLQVIVGLVVPALLAIGYPLALANPVPAALAAGGLPVLLYVVGAFDEVAGQHWARLVTLAWSLVAGFALLCCRGRAVYAVAGAWAVTGGVLLLRETALGRGFYGKLDVDWTRDLIADQRLAGWVAIGAAVALALFEWRSPLGSVRGEVLRRASGQPAAPIDPPGRRPVAR, from the coding sequence GTGAACCTTGTTGGTGGCCACGGCCACGGTGGCCACGGTGAGGCCAGTCCGGGAATCCTCGCGGGCGTTCGGCCGCTGCGGCCGCTGATCGGCGTCGGAGTTGTCGCGGCGGGGGCGCTCGCCGTGGCGCTGGCGCCGGGAAAGGTGCCGGTGCCGGGATTGCCCGACCCCGGCGCGGTGGTGCGCGCAGGCCTTCCCGTCGTCCGGACAGTCACCGAGATCGCCGCTGTTCTCGTTGTCGGAGCGCTGCTGGCGGCCGTCGTCCTGCGGCCCGACACGGGCGCTGCGCGGATCGCCGGGCGGGTCGCGGCGGTGTGGGGGCTGCTCGCGTTGGTGATGGTCGTCCTGACGGTGGCCGACTCGCTCGGGCAGCCGCTCGGCGGGGTTTTCGACGTCCTCGTGCCCTCCATCGGACGGCTGCCGGTGGCCGTCGCGTGGCTGGTGGTGGCGCATCTGGCCGGGCTGGTCTGGCTGGGTGTCCGGCTGACCCTGCCACCCGCCGCCCTGTTGACCGCCGCGCTCGTCGGCGTCGCCCCGGTCGCGCTGACCGGGCACTCGTCGGCGGGTGGCGACCACGACATTGCCAGTGACAGCCTGATGCTGCACGTGCTCGCGATGTCGGTCTGGGTCGGCGGACTCGCCGCGCTCCTGGTGTTGGCCCGACGTCCCGAGGGGCCGGTGCTGGCGAGGCGGTTCTCCGCTGTCGCGCTGGGTTGCTGGGTGGCGATCGTGGTCACCGGTGTCGTCAACGCCCTGCTTCGTGTGTCCATTGTAGACCTCGTGGCGACCCGCTACGGCTGGCTCCTGGTCGCCAAGGTCGCCGCGGTACTCGTCCTCGGCGCGTTCGGCTACGCGCATCGGCGACGTACTCTCGCCCGGCTCGACGCGGGCGCACCGGCGTCGCTCCTTCGACTCGGCGCGGTGGAACTGCTGCTCATGCTGCTGACCGTCGGCCTGGCCGTCGGCCTCGGCCGCACCGCGGGCCCGGTCGGCGAGCGGCGGCGGCTGTCGACCACCGAGGTGCTGATCGGCTACGACCTGCCCGACCCGCCCAGCCTGATCGGCTGGCGATTCGACTTGGTCTTCGCCACCGTCGCCGTGGTCGCCGCCGCCTGGTATCTGCTGCGCGTTCGCTCCGGGACTGGACGCACGGTGTCCTGGCTGGCCGGGTGCGCTCTGCTGCTCCTGGCCACCTGCACCGGCCTCGGCGAGTTCGAGCCCGCCGTCTTCAGCTCGCACGTGAGCCTCCAGGTGATCGTCGGCCTGGTCGTCCCGGCCCTGCTCGCCATCGGCTACCCCCTCGCGCTCGCGAACCCGGTGCCCGCGGCGCTCGCCGCGGGCGGTCTGCCGGTCCTGCTCTACGTCGTCGGCGCCTTCGACGAGGTCGCCGGGCAGCACTGGGCGCGGCTGGTCACGCTCGCGTGGTCGCTGGTCGCCGGGTTCGCTCTGCTGTGCTGTCGGGGTCGTGCGGTGTACGCCGTGGCGGGCGCGTGGGCGGTGACCGGCGGGGTCTTGCTGCTGCGGGAAACCGCGCTCGGGCGCGGCTTCTACGGCAAATTGGACGTCGACTGGACCCGCGACCTGATCGCAGACCAGCGCCTCGCGGGCTGGGTCGCGATCGGCGCGGCGGTCGCGTTGGCCCTGTTCGAGTGGCGATCACCGCTAGGCTCAGTCCGTGGCGAAGTACTTCGACGTGCATCCGGACAACCCGCAGCGCCGATCGATCCTCCAGGTCGTCGACCTGTTGCGCGGTGA